The following proteins come from a genomic window of Halobaculum sp. MBLA0147:
- a CDS encoding ABC transporter permease, with amino-acid sequence MTRRWWLLRRALLSFVALWAVVSVAFAFVALTDDPNEGLIRFEAAQTALAGGENVSAAVEEALRGYREARNLDEPVLDRYLAWMQSVATLNLGVSYRTGQFVTPLVARRLVITLQYTLPGLAVAVLGGTVVGTYAGLEDDDSLSRVATLVSYTTYAVPNFWIASVVLSVAVWEFGILTLTGYELDRGLWARKNLEKLVLPALLLGTGLIATLARYVRTRVLDTRDETFVKVVRAKGASRPRVARHVLRVAALPLLSLVLSNLLGVLVLGVVVIEFVFDVPGFGLLTLRSVQNRDLPVIVGVTLVVAATGVLGTFLKDVATTRLDPRIDE; translated from the coding sequence ATGACGCGACGGTGGTGGCTCCTCCGTCGTGCACTCCTCTCGTTCGTCGCGCTGTGGGCCGTCGTCTCCGTCGCCTTCGCGTTCGTCGCGCTCACGGACGACCCCAACGAGGGGCTGATCAGGTTCGAGGCTGCGCAGACGGCACTCGCGGGCGGCGAGAACGTCTCGGCGGCCGTCGAGGAGGCTCTCCGCGGCTACCGCGAGGCGCGGAACCTCGACGAGCCGGTGTTGGACCGGTACCTCGCCTGGATGCAGAGCGTAGCGACGCTGAACCTCGGCGTCTCCTACCGCACCGGGCAGTTCGTCACCCCGCTCGTCGCCCGACGGCTCGTGATCACGCTCCAGTACACACTCCCGGGGCTCGCGGTCGCGGTACTCGGAGGGACCGTCGTCGGCACGTACGCCGGGCTCGAAGACGACGACTCTCTCTCGCGAGTGGCGACGCTGGTGTCGTACACGACCTACGCCGTCCCGAACTTCTGGATCGCCAGCGTCGTCTTGTCGGTCGCGGTGTGGGAGTTCGGCATCCTCACACTGACCGGCTACGAGTTGGACCGTGGTCTGTGGGCGAGGAAGAACCTCGAGAAACTGGTGCTCCCCGCACTGTTGCTCGGGACCGGACTGATCGCGACGCTGGCGCGGTACGTCCGGACGAGAGTGCTCGACACCCGCGACGAGACGTTCGTCAAGGTGGTGCGTGCGAAGGGAGCGAGTCGGCCCCGGGTCGCGCGACACGTCCTCCGGGTGGCCGCGCTCCCGCTCCTCTCGCTGGTGCTCTCGAACCTGCTCGGGGTGTTGGTGTTGGGTGTCGTCGTGATCGAGTTCGTCTTCGACGTGCCCGGGTTCGGACTCCTCACCCTCCGGTCGGTCCAGAACCGGGACCTACCGGTGATCGTCGGTGTCACGCTCGTCGTCGCGGCCACCGGCGTCCTCGGCACCTTCCTCAAAGACGTCGCGACGACGCGTCTCGACCCCCGGATCGACGAGTAG
- a CDS encoding ABC transporter permease subunit has translation MNRDETERRERGAPATHSDAPDASGSDDQGEREGGTAGSGGRTEGSDDEATERDGSAPRTDGGEPDADTTTASGSTSLDAVTFDGDGRAPIYPGRRGLALFTCLAVVGAAFAVDYAAPPDATPLFGADPTQTDWLFVPALVCLGAVVVPVVTDPDRRTRVLETCRARPAVGVATAYLVAFVGLGLVGPSLVADVTSDLARSNQPPLGFTAPASVVTGCVGTLTDAGCPGTLQSPLGTNRQGIPMSVVIVRGMRVSLQVAVVVGVLVVPVAAVVGTLAGYVGGWVDTLAMRYVDVQQTVPAFLVYIVLTYALGQSLFLLVLVFGLTSWGGVARVVRDEVVQLRETSFVDAAVVHGVGHVRLVVRHVLPNLGGTVATAVTQRIPAILFAEAAISFLLLNDTSVPSWGLSISQGFRAQAPFLDIWWVSTVPVAFLAGTVVAVTVVGDALRDALDAQTTL, from the coding sequence GTGAACCGAGACGAGACGGAGCGTCGCGAGCGCGGCGCGCCGGCGACGCACTCCGACGCTCCCGACGCCAGTGGAAGCGACGACCAGGGTGAGAGAGAGGGCGGCACGGCCGGGAGTGGCGGGAGAACGGAGGGGAGCGACGACGAGGCGACCGAGAGAGACGGCAGCGCGCCGCGGACCGACGGCGGAGAGCCGGACGCCGACACGACGACAGCGTCGGGGTCCACCTCGCTGGACGCGGTCACGTTCGACGGAGACGGGCGAGCCCCGATCTACCCGGGGCGTCGTGGACTGGCACTCTTCACGTGTCTCGCCGTCGTCGGTGCCGCGTTCGCGGTCGACTACGCGGCGCCACCGGACGCGACACCACTGTTCGGGGCCGACCCGACACAGACGGACTGGCTGTTCGTCCCCGCGCTCGTCTGTCTCGGGGCCGTCGTCGTCCCGGTCGTGACGGACCCGGACCGCCGGACGCGAGTGCTCGAGACCTGTCGAGCGCGACCGGCCGTCGGGGTCGCGACGGCGTACCTCGTCGCGTTCGTCGGACTCGGCCTCGTCGGGCCGTCGTTGGTGGCCGACGTGACGAGCGACCTCGCACGATCGAACCAACCGCCGCTGGGGTTCACCGCCCCCGCGTCGGTCGTCACCGGTTGTGTCGGGACACTGACAGACGCCGGGTGTCCGGGGACACTGCAGTCCCCGCTCGGGACGAACAGACAGGGCATCCCGATGTCCGTCGTGATCGTGCGCGGGATGCGTGTGAGTCTCCAGGTCGCGGTCGTCGTCGGGGTGTTGGTGGTGCCGGTCGCGGCGGTCGTGGGGACGCTGGCAGGGTACGTCGGTGGGTGGGTCGACACGCTCGCGATGCGGTACGTCGACGTCCAGCAGACGGTTCCGGCGTTCCTCGTGTACATCGTCCTCACGTACGCGCTCGGACAGAGTCTGTTCCTGCTCGTCCTCGTGTTCGGGTTGACGAGTTGGGGTGGGGTCGCGCGCGTCGTCCGCGACGAGGTGGTCCAGTTGCGCGAGACGTCGTTCGTCGACGCCGCAGTCGTCCACGGCGTCGGTCACGTCCGGCTCGTCGTCCGACACGTCCTCCCGAACCTCGGCGGGACGGTCGCCACGGCGGTCACACAACGGATTCCGGCGATCCTCTTCGCCGAGGCGGCGATCTCGTTCCTCCTGTTGAACGACACGAGCGTCCCGTCGTGGGGACTCTCGATCTCGCAGGGGTTCCGCGCACAGGCACCGTTCCTCGACATCTGGTGGGTCTCGACGGTTCCGGTCGCCTTCCTCGCGGGAACCGTCGTCGCGGTGACCGTGGTCGGCGACGCACTCCGGGACGCGCTTGACGCACAGACCACCCTCTGA
- a CDS encoding DUF4112 domain-containing protein — protein MSRSAGTGSGGGISVENGTDERRVVEIGPIGGDTTERTVEPRGAFVWGETPDDRFDLEVSTDEHWAVVEVDAGTDPNGITVRLTRSGVVVDHPGDVEGPDDTPNSEHDPTGDVTTDDPWGDGAESASERGIDLLGGGSPDETTSGPESPSSRSPPDSRHGDGSDDDAVSRSGESVDTSSPGASTSSGGAESPHDPASPGSESTSESQSPSSTSHERERVPEADTDDDETEHASQSDTRGDETHASPGTDTNGVAETPSEPASRTAQSAGTDAAAEATTAVADPDAPTPDAAREAFERTTAIDERLDELERRAVWLDEEFRIPLTNTRVGVSSIVGLLPGAGDGLMFLVALSLVYHGLRLGAPTRTLLWMSVVLTVEFAVSVVPVVGDLVGLLWSANVQNVGYLRANRESLDGSTNWVFVLLLCSPWIVTLLAVVSLL, from the coding sequence ATGTCGCGATCCGCCGGAACGGGGTCGGGCGGCGGGATCAGCGTGGAGAACGGGACCGACGAGCGACGCGTGGTCGAGATCGGGCCCATCGGCGGCGACACGACGGAGCGGACCGTCGAGCCACGGGGAGCGTTCGTCTGGGGAGAGACCCCCGACGACCGGTTCGACCTCGAGGTGTCGACCGACGAGCACTGGGCCGTCGTCGAGGTCGACGCCGGGACGGACCCGAACGGGATCACTGTCCGCCTGACACGGTCCGGTGTGGTCGTCGATCACCCGGGTGACGTAGAGGGCCCCGACGACACACCGAACTCCGAACACGACCCGACGGGCGACGTGACTACGGACGATCCCTGGGGAGACGGTGCGGAGTCCGCGAGCGAACGTGGGATCGACCTGCTCGGTGGCGGGTCGCCCGACGAGACGACGAGCGGGCCCGAGTCGCCGTCCAGTCGGTCGCCCCCCGACTCACGGCACGGTGATGGGTCGGACGACGACGCCGTCAGTCGGTCCGGCGAGTCCGTCGACACGTCGTCACCCGGCGCTTCTACGTCGTCGGGTGGCGCCGAATCACCCCACGACCCCGCGTCACCTGGTTCCGAGTCCACGAGCGAGTCCCAGTCGCCGTCGTCGACCAGTCACGAGCGCGAACGGGTGCCTGAGGCCGACACGGACGACGACGAGACGGAACACGCGTCGCAGTCCGACACGAGAGGTGACGAGACCCACGCGTCTCCGGGGACCGACACGAACGGCGTGGCGGAGACCCCGTCGGAGCCAGCCTCGCGGACCGCCCAGTCTGCCGGGACGGACGCCGCCGCCGAAGCGACCACGGCCGTCGCGGACCCGGACGCCCCCACACCCGACGCGGCGCGCGAGGCGTTCGAGCGGACGACCGCGATCGACGAACGCCTGGACGAGTTGGAGCGGCGTGCGGTGTGGCTCGACGAGGAGTTCCGGATCCCGCTGACGAACACACGAGTCGGTGTCTCCTCGATCGTCGGGCTGCTGCCGGGCGCCGGTGACGGGCTGATGTTCCTCGTCGCCCTGTCGTTGGTGTACCACGGACTGCGACTCGGTGCGCCGACGCGGACCTTACTGTGGATGTCGGTGGTACTCACGGTCGAGTTCGCGGTCTCTGTCGTCCCGGTGGTGGGTGACCTCGTCGGGCTCCTCTGGTCGGCGAACGTCCAGAACGTCGGGTACCTCCGCGCGAACCGCGAGTCACTGGACGGCTCGACCAACTGGGTGTTCGTCCTGCTGTTGTGTTCGCCCTGGATCGTGACGCTTCTCGCGGTGGTGAGTCTCCTGTGA
- a CDS encoding cytochrome bc complex cytochrome b subunit, with protein sequence MTETDEADTDGAENSPRASSPDDDRTPPRTDGGGTGVVAPDDETPTWRERKERTQGLSRLTYEYFERSRREDEDLRRESDYVERDVLAFPTWPHEVVRNLAIGCFFVGILLFLAATLPPHIGAPANAQDTPEIILPDWYLYWSFGLLKLGPLNPELSILDGSKLMSDRMFGVLTNVIVVGAIAVVPFLNKGSARRPVEQPFWAAVGVGGTTFAFTLAVYSAKNLVPMDPTLLFDLTFLLPILTGAVSYAVLKTMREGYMYDLNRRYYRLRPPK encoded by the coding sequence ATGACAGAGACAGACGAGGCGGACACGGACGGAGCCGAGAACAGCCCGCGAGCGTCGTCGCCGGACGACGACCGGACGCCGCCACGGACGGACGGCGGCGGCACCGGAGTCGTCGCACCGGACGACGAGACACCCACCTGGCGCGAGCGCAAAGAGCGCACGCAGGGACTCTCGCGACTCACCTACGAGTACTTCGAACGCTCTCGCCGGGAGGACGAGGACCTCCGGCGAGAGTCGGACTACGTCGAACGGGACGTGTTGGCGTTCCCGACGTGGCCCCACGAGGTCGTGCGGAACCTCGCGATCGGGTGTTTCTTCGTCGGCATCCTGCTGTTCCTGGCGGCGACGCTGCCGCCACACATCGGTGCACCCGCGAACGCACAGGACACGCCGGAGATCATCCTGCCAGACTGGTACCTCTACTGGTCGTTCGGGCTGTTGAAGCTCGGTCCGCTCAACCCCGAGCTGTCGATCCTCGACGGTTCGAAGCTGATGTCCGACCGGATGTTCGGCGTGTTGACCAACGTCATCGTCGTCGGTGCCATAGCGGTCGTCCCGTTCCTCAACAAGGGGTCGGCGCGACGCCCCGTCGAACAGCCGTTCTGGGCGGCGGTCGGTGTCGGCGGGACGACGTTCGCGTTCACGCTGGCCGTCTACTCCGCGAAGAACCTCGTCCCGATGGACCCGACGCTGTTGTTCGATCTGACGTTCCTGCTGCCGATCCTCACCGGGGCGGTCTCGTACGCCGTCCTCAAGACGATGCGCGAGGGGTACATGTACGACCTCAACCGCCGGTACTACCGACTGCGGCCGCCGAAGTGA
- a CDS encoding ArsR family transcriptional regulator, with the protein MAFETPSPSELADVFGLLANDLRVAVVRELWLAFPDPLSFSALRERVGGPDSGTFNYHLNELQPAFVESVEDRYTLTYAGRQVVGVAVSGRLDGRDGPTVDATPAGECLSCPATTELRYEAGVATVACPECGLLAAETAVPPAVIQSAERDPAERESSRRESVVRVVSDHLRRTAERLARGFCTHCDGRVDATLVGDTDDEAVAHRRELGVRFDCRVCGAEPRLNVGAVLLADPAVVSLLTDAGVDLRERYAWELAPLLDPESARTTNEGDESRLRVTFAVDDERLVVTVDDTASVVETERV; encoded by the coding sequence GTGGCGTTCGAGACACCCTCTCCGTCGGAACTGGCCGACGTGTTCGGGCTCCTCGCGAACGACCTCCGGGTAGCGGTCGTCCGCGAGCTGTGGCTCGCGTTCCCGGACCCACTGTCCTTTTCTGCGTTGCGGGAGCGCGTGGGTGGGCCGGACTCGGGGACGTTCAACTACCACCTGAACGAGTTGCAACCCGCGTTCGTCGAGTCGGTCGAAGACCGCTACACGCTGACGTACGCCGGGCGACAGGTGGTCGGAGTCGCCGTCTCGGGCCGGCTGGACGGCCGGGACGGGCCGACCGTCGACGCGACGCCGGCGGGCGAGTGTCTCTCCTGTCCGGCGACCACCGAACTCCGCTACGAGGCGGGTGTGGCGACCGTGGCGTGTCCGGAGTGTGGCCTCCTGGCCGCGGAGACGGCCGTGCCGCCGGCGGTGATCCAGTCGGCAGAGCGAGACCCTGCAGAGCGGGAGTCCTCACGGCGAGAGTCGGTCGTACGCGTCGTCAGTGACCACCTCCGCCGGACCGCCGAACGGCTCGCGCGGGGCTTCTGCACGCACTGTGATGGGCGCGTCGACGCGACGCTCGTCGGCGACACCGACGACGAGGCCGTCGCGCACCGCCGCGAGCTGGGGGTGCGGTTCGACTGTCGCGTCTGTGGTGCGGAGCCACGTCTGAACGTCGGCGCCGTCCTCCTCGCCGATCCAGCCGTCGTCTCGCTGCTGACCGACGCGGGTGTCGACCTGCGGGAACGCTACGCGTGGGAACTCGCACCGCTCCTCGACCCGGAGTCGGCACGAACGACGAACGAGGGTGACGAGTCGCGACTCCGAGTGACGTTCGCGGTCGACGACGAGCGACTGGTCGTGACCGTCGACGACACTGCGTCGGTGGTCGAGACGGAGCGGGTGTGA